The following nucleotide sequence is from uncultured Draconibacterium sp..
TCTCCTGCAACAGGCGCAACAGCAAACTTATTCGACTGTTTGTTATTTCTTGCAGTAAACGCCCCCAGGTAATGATTTTTCTCTTCGTTAAAAATGAACAGGCGCCCTTTCTCGTTAAGTTTAAAATCGTTGAAAATAAGGTTAAGCGAATAAGCTTTTTTCGATTCAATAGTGATTTGCCAAACATTAAATCCGGCATTGGTAGAATACCACACACCTGAGTTTGCCGGACTAAAATCAACATTATAAGTATGGGCAAAAGTTAAAGCTTTCAACTTATTAGCCGGTGCATTATTCCTGGCAATCGTTTCATCAATAACACTTTGTTTTAATGTTGGTAATATCACAACCGACTTTTCTGCACTTTTTAGGGTAACTACCTGCAACGGAAATCCACCTTCCGAAAGTTGGGCACTTACCGAATTACAAACAAAAATCAGCAAAATTAAAACAGGAATATAGAAACGCATCGTATAAACGGTTTTTGCAGGATATGTATAATTAATTTGCGCGTAAATTACGTATTTTTTAATCAATTTATGTCAATCGCGAAACTTTTCAACAAAAACTCAAGTAATGTGTTTTATATTGCACATAACCATAACTAATAAAAAATAATTATGAAAAAGTCATTCTCAATTTTCGCTGCATTTTTCTTTATGCTAACTATTGTAGCCTGGGGAACCAACAAACCCACCAAAACAAATGCAATGCCCGACGATGTGAAAGCAGTAATTGAAAACTCGTGCTTCGGCTGTCATAATACCGATTCAAGAAATGAAGACGGTAAAAAAGAGCTGGATTTTAATAAACTCGA
It contains:
- a CDS encoding heme-binding domain-containing protein → MKKSFSIFAAFFFMLTIVAWGTNKPTKTNAMPDDVKAVIENSCFGCHNTDSRNEDGKKELDFNKLDSLSKIKMISTYKEIGEVLEKNEMPPKKFLERFPDKALSEDHKQLLLDWSKKEAEALVKGM